Genomic segment of Arachis stenosperma cultivar V10309 chromosome 4, arast.V10309.gnm1.PFL2, whole genome shotgun sequence:
aaaacaaataacaataGAAATCCAGCTTTTGTGCTTTAGTTCAAATTTCAGAAAATCTACATTTTTATAAACTTATGAATTTAAAACAGAAATATTAAACGATTTctaaaaattcattaaaattatcCTTTGACTTATTAGCATAGAAAAAATCATTACCGGGACTTTtgatattgaaaaaaatttaatataaaatatagcCCTCCAAGATAGCATAGGAGTtaaaacttgaaattttttgagAGTTAGAAGTAACAACTAGTTATACATTATAAAATGAccaactatatttatataatatgtaatttgaccaattatattttatttatttatttctcaaATTACGTATTGTATAAATATAATTGgtcattttataatttataactATTTGTTACTTCTGATTCCGAAAAAAATTCAAGTTTTAACTCCTATGCTATCTTGGAGGgctatattttatattaaatttttttcaatatcaaaaatcTCGGTAATGATTTTTTCTATGCTAATAAGTCAAAGgataattttaatgaatttttagAAATCGTTTAATATTCTGTTTTAAATTCATAAGTTTATAAAAATGTagattttctaaaatttgaactaaaacacaaaagttggatttctattcttatttgttttgattttttgatattttatttaaatctaAATGAGGTACTTCCTTATTgacatttatattttaaaattaatataaaataaataaataattaaatttaaagtaGTAAATATCAATAATCTGATACAAGTAATAATCGAATCAAGCTGATTCGATTTACACTATTTTatactaatttgaataaaactgaTTGATTTAGTACTATAGTGTATAATTCAAATTTAACCAATTCAATTTATACTTCAAACAATATTCCTATGTAATTGAAATCAACGTGTTTCGATTTACTactatattatataatttgaattaatttaaaTCGATTTATATAAAAGTATAGTTTGAGATATTCATGTAACATTTTTCTATTTagataatttatataatattggTATTGGTTTGGTTTATATATGTGTTTTatccaaatttttatttaatttttgaaaaatatacatgagaattaggttagattaagtgattaatttttttgtccAATCCTTAAATATCACATATCACAAAAATGTAAAAGTGATGATTTTTATCTTATACTACGGGTCAGTAAAAGTCAACAGAAAGTTTAACTttgttaatatttaaatatatttttaattagagAAAAACTTAAACattaaatctttaaaaaattaagttaaattaTGTGTGTTTAAAGACCACTTTAAATATTAATCTCTAAAAATATTAAGAGATCACATATATAATATGTACATATTTTTCAAAGGATATATACTATTTATATAAAAGTGAGTTAAAGGtgtaaagtataattttttttctttaaatataatttttattcattGCTCTTCTTGTTAAACAAAACggttttttcaaattatttttaatgccTTTTAGAATTATataatgtatttaaaatatttttttgttttaataaataataatatgtgctattttaaaattcattccatattatatatatatatatatatatatatatatatatatattaaaaataagactGGACATACTGACATAGTattaatatgtatttaaaaaatccttttattttttattaagttacAGTTGgccacaaaaaataaaaaacatgaGTATTGATAAGTAGTGTAGTATCCAAAATATTTTCGACATATAAATACGACATCTTAACAAAGTATCCATATTTCATACTTACAaacttaaatgaaaaatataacaTATCATTAACATCAGTTTTTATTTAACATATCATGTCATAGCATTTCTtatttcatattaaaaaattacaaaaaataaatgatgaataaaattcaagagttaataaattaaaattaaaaatttcagtAATTCTAATAACAAAACTTCATTCATTAAAACATGATTATTCAATTATTGTAAAATGTATGCAGTGCATCTGATTTTATTttcactatttatatttttataagtgAGAGGAGAAGAGCTCACCATAGAAattattttctttgaattttattttttcttttaatcccGTGACTCAAATTTAAATCCCGTGATTCAATGCTTGAATAATATTATGTCATGGTCACAAACAGATCCAATGATGTCAGGAATAAATTTTCAGTCCAAacaaagtgaaaaaaaattccaattcaattaatatatatatatttttagtattatgAGAATGTCCTGTTGAATttgacaaaattaaaattgctaataaataatttaaaaattgtcttataattttaaaattgataataatacatgacaattatattaaatttgtttatattaaaaaataaaaattatttttaaaaaattattattgaattagtCATAAATTTTGTGAAAATAGTTAACAGGTAATAAATATGATATTCTTGAGCTAACTTATGAAGAGACATTTAACTTTTAGTACATGAAAATAACAAGCAATTAGCTAATAACTATGTTATGCTAACACGATATGCACAAGGTAAGATCAAAAGAGACACCGTTTCTACTAAAAATGATGGAGTATCGCATAGTTGGACTATCAACAATTCATTTGAGAGGAATTGGAATCATTTTGGTACTTACAATGAGGTCCAAAGATTGGTCTTTAGTCGATAGTGTAGAGAAGTGTAATTAGCTACTATTTTTTTGGTACATGTTATTTGGTTTGGTCTGAATATTTTGTGATCCATAAGATATGATAACAATGTTATATACCAACAAAAACTAATATGGACCtaaagaagcagaagaagaagaaaaacaataacAATCATAACAATAAATTACGGaaaaaaaaacaatcataaCAATAATAACCATCCTTGTGAAGGAGACGCCTCCAACGGGTATCcaatttttgtcaaaattttttaaaactagtTCAAAATGACCTCCCAATTACTCCTCTTCTCATCCACCCATATTTTTACTCAATTATATACCTAATGAAAAATATATCCAAATTATATATCCTATAAAAAATTAGTAGTGCACATAGGGCCGAATGAAATCAGATTCGTCTTGATCCGACTCGACTCTAAATAATgactatatttatttttgagattCTTATCCAATTCTAAATCTGATAAAATCATACTACTGAGTCTGAATCAAGTGAAGTTTGAatcttaataaattttatgtcaAAAATTATAATgcacttatttataaagaagaaaaaatatactTGTATATCGAGAAGTTGATATCCACATTTAAACCTGAATTTTtccataaattctaattttattcttctttgATCTATTTCCTAATTCAACAAATGttattaaaaacagaataataagcttataattaatataacataatattagaattaatttaaAGTTCTCCTACGATACACATGGGTCGGATGAAACTGAATTCGTTTTGATCCAGGATACCCTCAATAATGGCTGCTACTACCACTACACGCACTGCTAAACGTGCAGACCAAGAATTACCAGCTCCAAGTTTGTTAGATACACGAGTACTGTAACACAAACAAACAATTATGCAATTACAATTGTTACTTTGATCTCGACATTTGTTGGCACAGAATTCTAAATATTCATAAGCACGTAGCAGTAATTAAGTTACCTTATAGCTCCACTTAATCCAAACGGGATCATCCAAATAGTTAATGCTGTATTCACACTGTAATTTCCAACATTAATTAATATAGGTGCAAATAATAATATCCACAATAACATGTAAAGTGCTGGTAGCTAAGAATTGTGAGAACTATATCAAATGTAGAACTAACCAAATAGAAAGCACTGATGTTTGCAACTTTGGATTTGGAAGACGACCAGATAGGAGAACCATTAATTCAAACGACCACAGTTCCAAGCTGCTCAGCACAATGGGAACCAAACGGTGAGAAAAGCAATAGTTAGTAGAAACTTACCAAATCATAACAGCAGAAGGAATAGCAAgtttcaaaaaagaagaaatgtcATGGAATGCCTCCACTGAAAACCCGTCCAAGTTTGTGAACATTTTGGAGAAAACTTAATATATAACGCAAGTATCAACACATTCACCCAATACGATATACAATTTGATATGGCAGCTCCTCTACTCCCTAAGTCATATTTTAACACTAACGCCCAACACAAAGCAGCATGCAGTGCAGTAGCTACTCCAGAGCTGAGCATCATTGAAACTCCAATGTTCTGTGTCTGTAGAAATCTAGTTTGACACTGAAGAACACTAGAGGCAAAAAGGTATGGAATGATTAACTGAGCATATCTTCCTACTTCTGTGGAGATTTCGTGATCTTAGCCAAATAAAATCAATATGGATTTCATGTTTGCCCAAATAATAGAGATGGTACGCATAAGATGATAAGAACAAGCATGGCTTTCTGAACGTGTACGCCTAACATGCCATGCTGTCCTGGTCCATATGATTGGCCACAAAAGGTATCCAAGGCACTTGCCATTCCCATCTGTCATCATATGAAACCAACAAGGCGTTGAACACAAGGTTAGTCGATTCAATAGAAACAGTTGGCAATGAATTAGTAATCGCTTCTAGTTTGCCATGAAGGGGAGTAATCGGGTTTGGTGttgaaatatttttataactaaCACCGAACAAAATATTGGGATGGTTCAGTTcggattatatttatttgatattttttaataaattcaaattataaaagaaaagaagaggagaaaaattCAATTAGTTAAACCGTAAAAAGAGTGTTAAGAGATATAAAAGGAACAGACCACTAAACCAATGCCAGTGACAGAAGAAAAGGAGGTGGCCATGGAAACGCCGGAGAGAGCCAACTCGCTGACATGACCTACAAACATTACGGAAATTAGCTCAATGGCGAAATTAAGAAGGTTCACCATAATTAAAGGTCCTGCCAGACATATTTGCTTTCTCACTTCTTTAACCACTGATCTTAACTTATTTTTGCATAAGTTGTGGAATTAAGAAGTTTATAAGGAAGAACAAGTTAGTCTCAGATGATAGAACTTATGAAGAGTGTGTTGTAACACAATAGATTAGGtttatatttagttgagttttatGGAGGCATAAAAAATAGTGGCTAAGGATGACATTAGGTTAATCccttatttaaaataaatttttttcaaaatctactctttttttttatcaaagataGGATTGAGACtcgaattaaattaaaattatatataaatattgtgttttaaaatttcaatttcatttggatgttttttttattattgttaaataatttttttttgtaattattgaattttataatatttaaaaaattttattcttttgacCCAATTATATTtgtagaaatatttttatttagtattttgttgaattttttgtATGGAATTTAAAGTTCGAGAGTTTTATGTGTTTTAGTGCCTATAAAAGTATAAATATCAATAATAGTCTATTTTAAATGTAATATTAAAATGAAATCACAATATTTAGATTGAAATtgcataataaaaaagaaaattagtttttaagaatACTAATAAAGTGAAAGAGTTGtgacaaataaaattaaaaaaaaagataaatagaaAAGATAAAGTATTACTATTATTGGCAAATTTTCTcttactaattttttgtttagtttCCTTTCTCTTActaatttgatttcaattgtttttacactgataattacaaaaaaaaatgaattaagaAGCACATTAGCATATATTTAAACATAATACATTAATTTTCAGTCtcaacaattttaattttatgtaattttttttaaagaaataaacaaaccaaaatgaaataaatgacaattcaattattttaagaaagtattaattaaattttattaattaaaaattcaactaTTAAGTATAAAAACGGTTATCAAATTCAGAatcttaaaaaatttcaatagcaaaatttagaaatttttgtattaaaattaaaatattttagccTCACCATTAAGAAATTTTATTAAGCATGGCTTTCTGAACGTGTACGCCTAACATGCCATGCTGTCCTGCTCCATACAATTGGCCATAAAAGGTATCCAAGCCACTTGCCATTCCCATCTGTCATTATATGAAACCAACAAAGAGTTGAACACAAGGTTAGTCGATTCAATAGAAACAGTTGGCAATGAATTAGTAATCGCTTCTAGTTTCCATGCAATTGAGGAGAGTAATCGGGTTTGGTATTGAAATATTTTCATAACTAACACCGAACAAAATATTGGGATGGTTCAGTTcggattatatttatttgatattttttaataaattcaaattataaaggaaaagaagaggagaaaaatcCGATTAGTGAAACCGTAAAAAGAATGTTAAGAGATATAAAAGGAATTGACCACTAAACCAATGACAGTGACATAAGAAAAGAAGGTGGCCATGAAAACGCCGGAGAACCAACTCGCTGACATGACCCACAAATATTACGGAAATAAGCTCAATGGCGAAATTAAGAAGGTTCACCATAATTAAAGGTCCTGCCAGACATATTTGTTTTCTCACTTCTTTAACCACTGATCTTAACTTATGTTACTTGGATACATTAGGCTCAACAGAGACACCAGTATTATTCTTGTATTCTCCCTCCATGGACTAATTTATATATTCTTACATAAGTTGTTGAATGAAGAAGTTTATAAGGAAGAACAAGTTAGTCTCAAATGATAGAACTTATGAAGAGTGTGTTGTAACATTGTAGATTAGGtttatatttagttgagttttatGGAGGCGTAAAAAATGATGGCTAAAGATGACATTAGATTAATCCCctcttgaaaatattttttttttcaaaatctactctctctctcttttttatcAAAGATAGGATTGAGACTCGAATTAAAttaaacttatatatatatatatatatatatatatatatatatatatatatatatatatatatatatatatatatatatatatatatatatacatatggtgttttaaaatttgaatttcatttggatgttttttttattattgaattttatatatTCACAATAATTAAAGGTTCTGTAAGACATATTTGCTTTCTCACTTCTTTAGTAAGTGATCTTAACTTATTTTGCTTGGATACATTAGGCTCAATAGAGACACGGGTATTATTCTTGTATTTTCCCTCCAAGGACTAATTTATATATTCTTACATAAGTTGTGGAGTTAAGAAGTTCATAAGGAAGAACAAGTCAGTGTCAGATGATAGAACTTATGAAGAGTGTGTTGTAAGTTGTAATAAATGCTGGCTAAGGATGAGTGGATGACATTAGGTTAATCCCCtgtttgaaataattttttttcaaaatctattttttttatactaaagATAGGATTGAGAATTTGAGACTGACCTCTAAATGAGCATGAAGATATTATGCCATTTGAATATTATAGCTCATTGACTTCAAAATCTACTCGTTgacataattaaaaataatcattaaaatttaataaaattttcaaatattatcaaattaaatcaaaattttatatacatatggtattttaaaatttgaatttcacttggatgtttttttattattattaaataaaaaaaattttgtaattattgaATGATTACTATCAAATAAAATTGTATGATTTTATGCGTATGTTTGTAAAtggtttttgtttgtttttctacAAATATCATTGggtaaaagaataaaaatttaaatttaataaaattaattaactaaagaaaatttattttaaccacgataaaaaaaattatacaagtaaaatttattttaatatgttttttacaaatatgattcaaaaaaatcacattttatgCTTAAAATTCAGTGATCACaccaaataatttttttttacaattttgttgttaataaaaaaatactttaaaaagatgaaaaattatTGAGAtcaaattttagtttaattttttaatgtattttttaaataatgatctaattatttttgttgagCTCTTTAAAAATTAAGGACAATTTTAGTAGTTTATTTTAATACTTTTAATTAGAGAAAAAAAAGCTATGTACCTAATAAAAATCATCtaccaaattaattattatatgtttGCGTAACTCATTTTCAATTTATATCCCGTATGCAAAGAGAATGGGATTGCGCATCCATAAAGTGAAAAGGTAAAATTTGCATATCCaatttctaattcaatttcaattgaAGGCATAgaagagaccatcatagaataaaaataagaatttaaaacAGCGAACGGGCCGGGGGAGATAAGCTAGTGAGTGGAGTCATAAACTCATAGGGCCATTGGATTAGATATTCAGATGAGATGACATTTGAAAAAAGAGGCTACATAGCCCTGTTTAATCTGgtgtatttatttttcaaaaaaaaatgtgaaaaatgtaaaatttttgCTAGAATCACAATCAGCGATCCTAAGGAATAAATTGGTCAGTAGATAagcaaaaaatataacaatttcaaattttcaatacaatCTATAACATAATATAAACTGGTATCTTGAATCATCTCAAGACATGTCTTATAcccatacaaaaaaaaagtgaatCTAAGCACTTAATTGACATTTATTTGATCTCAGAGCCAAATAAATACTTAATTAGAAAGATGATGAATAAGTACAGAAAATTGTCCACAAAGAAatcatttataaataaattacacaATACTACATACAAGtgatacaacaacaacaaaaaaagagaaggaggtgACGAATTAAACGATTGAAGcgaaaaagaaaatattggaAAATGCAGCGAAAAAATTCCAATGGGCAAACAATGCTTGCTTTCTTTTGCTCTTcaaggaaaaaaaaaggggagctttttcaaaatgttttctcTTTCCACTTTATGAAAAAcctatataataataattatattatttctgtTAAGTAATTGttcctgaaaaaaaaaagaaaagtgcCATGAAATGGACCTAATGTAAGTACTAAAATTATATTGCaaagtatttttttagtaaaaaatgaAGATTATTGTTTATAATGGGTTTAGCTAATGGCAAAGACTTATATGTAATTATCGTTATATAAAATGGATAGTTTAGaatcgttaaataatttgacagatttaattaaattatgatctaataatttttaattatcaatttcacATCCAGACAATTATACgtgaattttaagtttttaacttTAACTAACTGTTCATATTTTGGtccaataaataaaaatcaGACTCAACAAGATGGGAATGGATCCGGTCCGCTCCAGTGGAAAAAAAACTGAATGGTATCCAGTGTTTAATCTTACCGTTCATTGttctctctcttatttatttctggtcccacttatagaattaaaggtgagagatcacactttattgtCTCCAATAAAAAAATGGAGAGGATCCATTTCCCAACAAGACAAAAAGTTCACTACACCACCTGGAAGAAAGATCTTAATAGATTttcaagataaaaaaaataattatctatcAGAAAAAATAGAATGACTCCAACAAAAGTGGTTAACAGctctattataaatacactggaaccCAGGTATAACTTACGTTCTACTCTACTAAAAATCTGCTTAAAATCCTTGCTAAACTAAGGAACCTAAACTTCACGTTAAAAACAAATCAACTTTCAGATAACCATTAAAACACTAACATATGTCTTAAATACTTTAATTTAatgattataaaataaatatattaaaaatttaacaagtattttaaaaatatatgttaattaaactctataataaaaaataaataaaaacatgaTACGTaa
This window contains:
- the LOC130973979 gene encoding protein DETOXIFICATION 17-like encodes the protein MVNLLNFAIELISVIFVGHVSELMGMASGLDTFYGQLYGAGQHGHVSELALSGVSMATSFSSVTGIGLVMGMASALDTFCGQSYGPGQHVFSKMFTNLDGFSVEAFHDISSFLKLAIPSAVMICLELWSFELMVLLSGRLPNPKLQTSVLSICVNTALTIWMIPFGLSGAISTRVSNKLGAGNSWSARLAVRVVVVAAIIEGILDQNEFSFIRPMCIVGEL